A region of Culicoides brevitarsis isolate CSIRO-B50_1 chromosome 1, AGI_CSIRO_Cbre_v1, whole genome shotgun sequence DNA encodes the following proteins:
- the LOC134837615 gene encoding alpha-tocopherol transfer protein-like encodes MPSSITDQQLALFYRACKMDFDTTRTVIEAYFEHKRCTPEHFSDRDPLSPEVQQCLDNQIYVCLPVTPSGSSIIYHRVANSTASNYCFDNAIRTYLMTMDACLYRCGPRPGIIFLFDMANVSIFHLMRVNIKSIKKFFHYVNYCLPAQLDEVHILNAVRFFDKILMLIKPFIREGGLEKIVLHRATDDYETILKDKIPLSCLPSDFGGELESVEELHNKFRQELVDLKPYFEAEERQWSESDVAIENKGKMDQNKNEETAVIDSLEFD; translated from the exons ATGCCAAGTAGCATCACGGATCAACAATTGGCGCTCTTTTATCGTGCCTGCAAAATGGATTTTGACACGACACGGACTGTGATTGAGGCGTACTTTGAACATAAACGATGCACACCGGAACATTTTAGTGACAGGGATCCGTTGTCGCCGGAGGTGCAGCAGTGTTTGGATAATca gatcTACGTCTGTTTACCTGTAACTCCAAGTGGCTCTTCGATAATTTATCATCGTGTCGCTAATTCGACAGCATCCAATTATTGCTTCGATAATGCCATTCGCACGTATCTGATGACGATGGATGCATGTCTCTATCGatgtg gACCTCGTCCCGgaatcatttttctctttgaCATGGCAAACGTCTCCATTTTCCACTTGATGCGAGTCAACatcaaatccatcaaaaaattcttccattACGTAAATTATTGTTTGCCAGCGCAACTCGATGAAGTTCACATCTTGAACGCTGTgagatttttcgacaaaattctGATGCTCATTAAACCGTTTATCAGAGAAGGAGGCCTCGAGAAAATCGTTCTTCATCGAGCAACGGACGACTATGAAACTATTTTGAAGGACAAGATTCCGTTGTCGTGTCTTCCATCCGATTTCGGGGGAGAATTGGAGTCTGTTGAAGAGTTGCATAACAAATTCCGACAAGAACTTGTCGATTTGAAGCCATATTTCGAAGCTGAAGAGAGACAATGGAGTGAAAGTGATGTTGCCATcgaaaataaaggaaaaatggaccagaataaaaatgaagagacAGCTGTGATTGATTCGTTAGAGTTTGACTAA